From Mumia sp. ZJ1417:
GCGGTCCGCAGCGTCTCCCCCGGGAAGACGACACCGGAGAACCGCGCCTCGACCGCGCGGACGCCCCCCGAGCGGCCGCCGAGGACATGATCCCCGATCGACCGGCACACCAGTAAGGACACGGACGGGCGCACACCTCGGCTCTGCCTGCGCGAGGGATCGGCCGATGCACCTCGACCCGCTGGCTGGCGTGCAGGATCGACCGCACGTCCACGTCCACCCCGACGAGGAGGCGGGGGCCGCGTACGGCCCCCGCCTCCGTGATGGTCAGGCGCTGATCGCGCGGCTCTCACCCTTGTCGCGAACCACCTCGACCTTGCGCGGACGAGCGCGCTCCGCAACGGGGATCGTCACACGGAGCACGCCGTCGGCGTAGCGTGCCTGGACGGCCTCGGTGTCAAGCGTGTCGCCGAGGATGAGCTGACGACTGAACACGCCTCGCGGCCGCTCGGCGGCGATCAGTTCCTCGACGCCCTCACGCGCCGGGCGGTCGGCCCGGACCGTCAGGACGTTGCGCTCGACGTCGATGTCGATCGAGCCGGGCTCGATGCCCGGAAGATCGAGCTCGACCACGAACGTGTCACCCTCACGCCAGGCATCCATCGGCATCCCGGCCGGTCGGGCAGCGGTCCCGAAGACCTGCTGGGTCAGACGGTCGAGCTCACGAAACGGATCGGTGCGCATGAGCATGGTCTCTCACCTCCACAGACTCCGACATGCAGAGCATGTTCTGTAACGGTTGGTATAGTTTTTATATAGCAAGCGAAAGACACGAGTGCAAGGGGTACCCACGACGATGGATGGACGCAGCCCGCATCAGGCGGTGTACGCGATCTCCGTCGCCGCCGAGCTCGCAGGGACCGCCGCCCAGAACCTCCGCGTCTACGAACGCGTCGGCCTGGTGACGCCCAGCCGGACGAGCGGAGGCACGCGGCGCTACAGCGACGACGACGTCGTCCGCCTGCGCCGGATCATCGCGCTCCTCGACGACGGCCTCAACCTCGTCGGGATCGCGAGGGTCCTCGAGCTCGAGGACGAGAACGCGGTGCTGCGCGACGCCGCAGGACGCTGACGGGACGCGCCCCGGCCCACGTCCGGCGTGACCTGGGCCACTAAAGTCCCGCTCATGCATGAACGTCAGGCGGACCGACGCCTCTGGACATGGGTCGTCGTCCTCGGCCTAACCGGGCAGCTGGCCTGGACGGTCGAGAACATGTACCTCAACGTGTTCGTCTACGACACGATCACCGACTCCCCCGCCGCGCTCGCGACCCTGGTCGCGCTCAGCGCGTGCGCCGCGACAATCGCTACCCTCCTCGCCGGGGCCGCGTCCGACCGCAGCGGCCGGCGGCGCGAGTTCATCGCGGGCGGCTACGTGCTGTGGGGCCTGTGCACCGCCGCGTTCGGACTGGTCAACGTCGACGCCGCCGCCTCGATGCTGCCGATGCTCGACGCGGTCGTGGTCGCCGTCATCACGATCATCGTGCTCGACTGCGTGATGAGCGTCCTCGGCGCGACCGCCAACGACGCCGCGTTCAACGCGTGGGTCACCGACTCCACCAACCCCGGCAACCGCGGCAAGGTCGACGGCGTGCTCGCCACCATGCCGCTGCTCGCGATGCTGGTGGTCTTCGGCGCGCTCGACCCGCTGACCCGGGGCGGCCACTGGGTCCTCTTCTTCTCGATCATCGGCGGCGTCACCGCGGTGGTCGGCGTGATCGCCTGGTTCGGGCTGCGCGAGCCCCGTCAGCCGCGCCCCGGAGGCAGCTATCTGTCATCGGTCGTCCACGGCCTGCGCCCGAGCACCGTGCGCGCCAACCCGCCGCTCTACATCGCCCTGGTGGCGTGGGCGATCCTCGGCACGAGCACGCAGGTCTTCCTGCCGTACCTGATCATCTACGTCCAGCGCTACCTCGACATCGAGGGCTACGCGATCGTGCTCGCCTCGGTCCTGATCGGTGCGGCCGTCATCAGCATCGTCGGCGGACGGGTGCTCGACCGTGTCGGCCCGTCGCGGGCGATCCTGCCCGTTGCCGGGATCTATCTCGTCGGCCTGCTCCTGATGTTCCCCGCCCGCGGCATGCTCGCGGTCATCGGCGCCGGGATCGTGATGATGGCAGGCTTCATGCTCGGCGTTGCCGCTCTCTCCGCGACCGTCCGCAACCTCACCCCGACCGACCGGGCCGGACAGGTCCAGGGTCTCCGGATGATCTTCGCGATCCTCATCCCCATGGTCGTCGGCCCGTTCCTCGGCGCCGCGGTGATCGCGAGCGCGGACGAGACCTTCACCGAGCTCGGCGTCGTCAAGCAGGTGCCGACGCCGTGGATCTTCCTCACCGCCGCGCTCGTCGTGGTGTTCCTCGTCATCCCCGCCCGCCGGCTGCGGACGGTCGGGCCCCTCCCGAAGACCCTGGAGACGACCGCGTGATCACGACCTGGGGCGAGGCCCTCGATCCCGACCGCGTCTTGCCCGAGTACCCCCGTCCCCAGCTCGTCCGCGACTCGTACGTGAACCTCAACGGACGGTGGGAGCACGCGTTCACCCCGGCCGGCGTGACCGAGGCGCCCGTACGGTGGGACGGCGAGATCGTCGTGCCGTTCTCTCCCGAGGCGCCGCTGTCGGGCGTGAACCGGATGCTCACGCCGGACGAGGCGCTCTGGTACCGCCGGACGGTCCGGCTCCCCGACGGCTTCGTCCGTGACCGGGTGCTGCTGCACTTCGGCGCGGTCGACCAGGACTGCGAGGTCTGGGTCGACGGCACGCGGGTCGGCAAGCACCGCGGCGGCTATCTCCCGTTCACGCTGGACGTGACCGATGCCCTCACCGGCGACGAGCATGCGCTCGTCGTCCGCGTCCGCGACGTCACCGACACGTCGTGGCGCAGCCGCGGCAAGCAGAAGCTCGAGCGCGGCGGCATCTGGTACACCCCGCAGTCGGGGATCTGGCAGACCGTCTGGCTCGAGTCGGTCCCCCGCCAGTGGGTCGCCCAGCTCGTCCTCACGCCGTCCCTCGAGACCGGTGAGGTCGAGGTCTGCGTGCTGCCCGGCGGCGACGGCGACCGTACGGCGGAGGTGGCCGTGAGCGCGGACGGCCACGAGGTCGTCCGCACGAGCGTCGAGGTCGGCGTCCCGACGCGCCTGCCGCTCGGCGACGACCTCCGCCGGTGGTCGCCCGAGGACCCGTTCCTGTACGACGTCGAGGTGCGGCTCGGCGACGACCACGTCACCAGCTATGTCGGCATGCGCTCGTTCGGGATCGGGCCCGACGCGCACGGCCGTACGCGCCTGCTGCTCAACGGCGCGCCGTACCTGCACGCCGGGCTGCTCGACCAGGGCTACTGGCCCGACGGCCTCTACACCGCGCCGTCGGACGAGGCGCTGGTCCACGACATCCGTACGGCCAAGGAGCTCGGCTTCACGATGCTGCGCAAGCACATCAAGATCGAGCCGATGCGCTGGTACCACCACTGCGACCGCCTCGGGATGCTCGTCTGGCAGGACATGGTCAACGGTGGGCGCCGCTACAACCCGGCCGTCATCACGACGCCCGTGGCCCTGCCGGTGACGCTCGCCGACTCCCACCACGCGCTGTTCGGACGACAGGACGAGGAGGGGCGCACCGAGTTCCTCGACGAGCTCGACGCCACTGTGGCGCTGCTGCGCTCGGCGCCGAGTGTCGCCGCCTGGGTGCCGTTCAACGAGGGATGGGGGCAGTTCGACGCGATGGCCGCCGCCGCACGGGTGAGGGAGCTCGACCCGACGAGGCCCGTCGACCACGTGAGCGGCTGGTACGACCAGGGCGGCGGCGACATGGCGAGCCGGCACGTCTACTTCCGGCCGTACCGGCTCTCGCGCCGCGACGCCGAGGACCCGCGCGCGGCGGTGCTGTCGGAGTACGGCGGCTACTCCTACCGCGTGACCGGGCACGTGTGGAACGACAAGGAGTTCGGCTATCGCAAGTACGCCGAGCGGGCGTCGTTCGAGCGCGCGTACCTGCGCCTGCAGCACGCCCAGGTCGGACCGGCGGTCGAGAAGGGCCTGGCGGCGTTCGTCTACACCCAGCTGGCCGACGTCGAGGACGAGACCAACGGCCTCATGACGTACGACCGCCGCGTGCTCAAGGTGGACACCGAGGCGGTCCGCGCCTCGAACCAGCGGCTGCGCCAGCGCCACGACCACGCGGCCGGCGGAGCCGCGCTCCCTGTCGCCGTGCACGAGCGCGAGATCACGGCGCCGGTGTCGCTGACCCTGCCCGACGGACGGCTCAACCCGGACGCCATCGGATGGACGCGTACGCCGCTGGTGACCACCGACGGGGTCGGTCGAGGGCGCGTGGGCAGGGGTCGCAACAAGCGCTGGGAGTACTGGGCGGTGACGACGCCGACCCACATCGTCGCGCTCGTGGTCTCGGACATCGACTACGCGGCGGTGCACGGGCTCTGGCTGCTCGACCGGACCAGCGGCGAGACGATCTCGTACGACGCGATCGGCGTGCTCGGCGGCAGCGCCACGCTGCCCGGCACGCTCGGCGCCGGTCCGGCCCGAACGTCGACCAAGAACCTTCAGATCGCCCTCGACGAGGTCGACGGCGGGACGCGCCTGCGGGCACGTACGGAGCGCGTCGAAATCGACGTGGTCGCGCACCGGCCCGTGGGGCACGAGTGCCTCGGCGTCGTGGTGCCGTGGACGGATCGGCTCTTCCAGTACACCGTCAAGGACGTCGCGAGGCCCGCGACCGGGACGCTCCGCGTCGACGGCGTGGCGGTGTCCGTGCCCGAGGGCGAGTCTTGGGCGACGCTCGACCACGGGCGGGGCCGCTGGCCGTACGCGGTCCACTGGAACTGGGGCGCCGGCTCCGGCCGTACCGATGGTCGCGTCCTCGGCCTCCAGGTCGGCGGGAGGTGGACCGACGGCACCGGGTCGGTCGAGAACGCGCTGGTCGTCGACGGACACCTGTCGAAGATCAGCGAGGAGCTGGTCTGGGCCTACGACACGGACGACTGGATGGCACCGTGGCGGATCACGGGCGACACCGTCGACCTCACGTTCACGCCGTTCCACCTGAAGGCGTCGGTGACCGACCTCAAGGTGTTCTCGTCACGGAGCCACCAGTGCTTCGGCCACTGGTCCGGACACGTGCGCGACGACACCGGGGCGTGGGTTCGCGTCGAGGATCTCGTCGGCTGGGCGGAGGACGTCCGCAACCGTTGGTGACAGCCAGATGACGCCGCGAGACACATCCTCCGACGCGACGGCGCTCCGGGCGCGTATCATCGACTCCGCAGCCATATCCGGAAGCCCGCACGAGGACATCGGCGCTCGCCATCTCCCCGATGCGGCCGGTGTCCGTCGCCAGGAGCACTCGCTCGGCGATCGCTCACTCGCCGCGGCGCGCAGGCATCGGAGACGGAACGACCGTCTCCTCCGTGTCTCGCCCAGGCCGTCCGGCTGGCTGTCGGGGTGCGCCAGCACCCCGGCAGGCGTACCGAATCCGAGGAGGATCGTTGGCCCGACCGGCCCAGCGTCGACCGGACCCCCGCCGCAAGGGGGGTTCTCGCCGACCACAGCGTGAGCGCACCAACGACGGCGACAAC
This genomic window contains:
- a CDS encoding Hsp20/alpha crystallin family protein, coding for MLMRTDPFRELDRLTQQVFGTAARPAGMPMDAWREGDTFVVELDLPGIEPGSIDIDVERNVLTVRADRPAREGVEELIAAERPRGVFSRQLILGDTLDTEAVQARYADGVLRVTIPVAERARPRKVEVVRDKGESRAISA
- a CDS encoding MerR family transcriptional regulator yields the protein MDGRSPHQAVYAISVAAELAGTAAQNLRVYERVGLVTPSRTSGGTRRYSDDDVVRLRRIIALLDDGLNLVGIARVLELEDENAVLRDAAGR
- a CDS encoding MaoC/PaaZ C-terminal domain-containing protein, which translates into the protein MSLLVCRSIGDHVLGGRSGGVRAVEARFSGVVFPGETLRTAVWVSSDRILFATQVVDREGAPALTGGEIVLAPAAS
- a CDS encoding DUF2804 family protein; this translates as MITTWGEALDPDRVLPEYPRPQLVRDSYVNLNGRWEHAFTPAGVTEAPVRWDGEIVVPFSPEAPLSGVNRMLTPDEALWYRRTVRLPDGFVRDRVLLHFGAVDQDCEVWVDGTRVGKHRGGYLPFTLDVTDALTGDEHALVVRVRDVTDTSWRSRGKQKLERGGIWYTPQSGIWQTVWLESVPRQWVAQLVLTPSLETGEVEVCVLPGGDGDRTAEVAVSADGHEVVRTSVEVGVPTRLPLGDDLRRWSPEDPFLYDVEVRLGDDHVTSYVGMRSFGIGPDAHGRTRLLLNGAPYLHAGLLDQGYWPDGLYTAPSDEALVHDIRTAKELGFTMLRKHIKIEPMRWYHHCDRLGMLVWQDMVNGGRRYNPAVITTPVALPVTLADSHHALFGRQDEEGRTEFLDELDATVALLRSAPSVAAWVPFNEGWGQFDAMAAAARVRELDPTRPVDHVSGWYDQGGGDMASRHVYFRPYRLSRRDAEDPRAAVLSEYGGYSYRVTGHVWNDKEFGYRKYAERASFERAYLRLQHAQVGPAVEKGLAAFVYTQLADVEDETNGLMTYDRRVLKVDTEAVRASNQRLRQRHDHAAGGAALPVAVHEREITAPVSLTLPDGRLNPDAIGWTRTPLVTTDGVGRGRVGRGRNKRWEYWAVTTPTHIVALVVSDIDYAAVHGLWLLDRTSGETISYDAIGVLGGSATLPGTLGAGPARTSTKNLQIALDEVDGGTRLRARTERVEIDVVAHRPVGHECLGVVVPWTDRLFQYTVKDVARPATGTLRVDGVAVSVPEGESWATLDHGRGRWPYAVHWNWGAGSGRTDGRVLGLQVGGRWTDGTGSVENALVVDGHLSKISEELVWAYDTDDWMAPWRITGDTVDLTFTPFHLKASVTDLKVFSSRSHQCFGHWSGHVRDDTGAWVRVEDLVGWAEDVRNRW
- a CDS encoding MFS transporter, which encodes MHERQADRRLWTWVVVLGLTGQLAWTVENMYLNVFVYDTITDSPAALATLVALSACAATIATLLAGAASDRSGRRREFIAGGYVLWGLCTAAFGLVNVDAAASMLPMLDAVVVAVITIIVLDCVMSVLGATANDAAFNAWVTDSTNPGNRGKVDGVLATMPLLAMLVVFGALDPLTRGGHWVLFFSIIGGVTAVVGVIAWFGLREPRQPRPGGSYLSSVVHGLRPSTVRANPPLYIALVAWAILGTSTQVFLPYLIIYVQRYLDIEGYAIVLASVLIGAAVISIVGGRVLDRVGPSRAILPVAGIYLVGLLLMFPARGMLAVIGAGIVMMAGFMLGVAALSATVRNLTPTDRAGQVQGLRMIFAILIPMVVGPFLGAAVIASADETFTELGVVKQVPTPWIFLTAALVVVFLVIPARRLRTVGPLPKTLETTA